From the Endozoicomonas sp. Mp262 genome, the window AACAGTAGCACTACCTATGCCCTCTAAGCCCCTTTCATCCTGGTGGGAATCCATCCAGGTTTATCGCCACCCCAAGGCCATTTCGCTATTCTTTCTTGGTTTTTCGGCAGGCCTGCCGCTAATGTTGCTGTTCTCAAGCCTGTCTTTCTGGCTCAGGGAAGCCGAGGTCAGCCGTGCAACCATTGGTTTTTTCAGCTGGATCGGCCTGGCCTATAGCATCAAGTGGATTTGGTCACCCCTGATCGACAAATTACCCTTACCACTATTAAAAACCTGGCTTGGACGCCGACGTTCCTGGCTGCTGGTCAGTCAGGCAGGTATCACATTGGGTCTTATTGGCATGGCCCTCACCGACCCTGCCATTAGCCTGGAGCAAATGGCAATACTGGCCGTTGTGGTAGCGTTTTGCTCCGCCACCCAGGATATAGTCATCGACGCTTATCGTATTGATGCCGCGGAAGAAAAACTGCAAGCTGCCCTCGCAGCAACTTATATGATGGGCTATCGCCTGGCTATGATCGCAGCAGGAGCGGGTGCCCTGGCTATTGCAGGCTTTGCTGCCGGCACCAGTGAAGGCTATGTTCCCCAGGCCTGGATGACCGCCTATCTGTGTATGGCTGCACTCATGGGTATGGGTATTGTCACCACCCTGCTGATTGCTGAACCGGCAACACCAACAAAACCACCGGCATTAGAGCAAAAAGCGATTGACTGGATGACCAGCAAATCTCACTTACCAGACAGAATAGTAAAGTTAGCAGGATGGTTTTATGGCACAGTGATTTGCCCATTTGCAGATTTTATCGGCCGACACCGTTGGCAGGCCGTGCTACTGCTGGCATTAATAAGCACCTATCGTATTTCAGATATTGTCCTGGGCATCATGGCCAACCCGTTTTATGTGGATCTTGGCTTTACCAAACAGGAAGTGGCCGCTGTTTCCAAAATATACGGCGT encodes:
- a CDS encoding AmpG family muropeptide MFS transporter; the encoded protein is MPSKPLSSWWESIQVYRHPKAISLFFLGFSAGLPLMLLFSSLSFWLREAEVSRATIGFFSWIGLAYSIKWIWSPLIDKLPLPLLKTWLGRRRSWLLVSQAGITLGLIGMALTDPAISLEQMAILAVVVAFCSATQDIVIDAYRIDAAEEKLQAALAATYMMGYRLAMIAAGAGALAIAGFAAGTSEGYVPQAWMTAYLCMAALMGMGIVTTLLIAEPATPTKPPALEQKAIDWMTSKSHLPDRIVKLAGWFYGTVICPFADFIGRHRWQAVLLLALISTYRISDIVLGIMANPFYVDLGFTKQEVAAVSKIYGVIMTLVGAGIGGLLTMRFGVMRMLFAGALLSALTNLLFAAMAHVGHDILWLTLVISIDNLSGGIATAAFIAWLSSLTNVNYSATQYALFSSMMLLFPKFLAGFSGVVVDSVGYSPFFIMTALLGVPVLLLIWLASKHLAYQSAHSGEDQ